In Coleofasciculaceae cyanobacterium, a single genomic region encodes these proteins:
- a CDS encoding glutathione S-transferase family protein has translation MASGIMLEGKWTTDGSKSDANGKFNLTATTFRDRVTADGKSGFKAEAGRYHLYVALPCPWAHRTLIMRELKGLNEVISVSIVDPIMSDKGWRFSEALTIPDLVNHAQYLQEIYLKADPKYTGRITVPALWDKQSSTIVNNKSCEIVRMLDVEFAELATRQIDLYPCDLQQKIEETIEAIYLPINAGVYRSGFATSQAAYEDAVTKLFENLDRWETVLGKQRYLCGDRLTEADVCLFVTLYRFDSVYHGHFKCNLRRILDYPNLWNYLKDLYQRPEFKVTCNLDDTKRSYYMSMSEINPNRIVPKGPIINFDELHDRHRFDNA, from the coding sequence ATGGCTTCAGGAATCATGCTCGAAGGCAAATGGACAACCGACGGCAGCAAATCAGATGCCAACGGTAAGTTCAACCTGACAGCGACAACGTTTCGCGATCGCGTGACCGCCGATGGCAAGAGCGGGTTTAAGGCAGAAGCAGGGCGTTATCATCTCTATGTTGCTTTGCCGTGTCCGTGGGCGCATCGCACCTTAATTATGCGAGAACTCAAGGGGTTGAATGAAGTTATCTCAGTCTCTATTGTCGATCCAATTATGAGCGATAAGGGATGGAGGTTTTCCGAAGCACTGACCATTCCCGATCTAGTGAATCACGCTCAATATTTGCAAGAGATTTATCTCAAAGCCGATCCTAAGTATACAGGACGAATAACTGTTCCAGCTTTGTGGGATAAGCAATCTTCAACAATCGTCAACAACAAATCTTGTGAAATCGTTCGGATGTTGGACGTAGAGTTTGCCGAATTGGCAACCAGGCAAATAGACTTATATCCATGCGATCTACAACAGAAGATTGAGGAAACGATCGAGGCAATTTATCTGCCAATTAATGCTGGCGTATATCGCTCTGGTTTTGCGACTTCGCAAGCAGCTTACGAAGATGCGGTGACCAAACTCTTCGAGAATTTAGATCGATGGGAAACCGTGCTAGGCAAGCAGCGTTATTTGTGCGGCGATCGCCTTACCGAAGCTGACGTTTGTCTGTTTGTTACCTTATATCGCTTCGATTCAGTGTATCACGGTCATTTTAAGTGCAATTTACGGCGAATTCTCGACTATCCTAATCTCTGGAATTATCTCAAGGATTTATATCAGCGTCCTGAATTCAAAGTGACCTGTAATCTAGACGATACTAAACGCAGCTATTACATGAGCATGAGCGAGATTAATCCAAATCGAATCGTACCAAAAGGGCCAATTATCAATTTTGACGAACTGCACGATCGCCATCGCTTCGACAACGCTTAG